The Blattabacterium cuenoti genome includes the window AAAAAACGTTTTTCAATATTTAATAAAGAAGATTTTTCTTTTATTTTTGATAAAAGATCTTTAGAAGACATTTTTTTTATATTTCGTGCTTCACGAATAGAATCAACCGCTGTTTTAATAAAATTAAAAATGGATACTCCTGGTATTTCTATTGGATGTTGAAAAGATAGAAAAATCCCCAAATGGGCCCGTTCTTCTGGTGAAAAATTTTTTAAATTTTTATTCAAAAAATAAATGTCTCCTTCATTGATTTTATACTCTTTTTTACCTGCTATTATAGAAGCAAGAGTACTTTTTCCAGAACCATTAGGGCCCATAATAACATGACTTTCTCCTGTATTGATTTTTAAATTAATTCCTCTAAGAACTTTTTTATTTTCTATAGAAACATGTAAATTTTCTATATTTAACATAAATTTTTATTGTTATCCAACAGATCCTTCCAAAGAAATTTCCAAAAGTTTTTTAGCTTCTACTGCAAATTCCATGGGAAGTTTTTTCAAAACCTCATTACTAAAACCATGAACAATTAAAGAAATCGCTTTTTCTATATCGATCCCTCTTTGATTACAGTAAAAAATTTGGTTCTCTCCAATTTTTGAAGTTGTAGCTTCATGTTCTACTTTAGAATTCGAATTATATACATGAATATATGGAAACGTATGAGCTCCACATTGGTTTCCAATTAACAGAGAATCACATTGAGAAAAATTACGAGAATGAATCGCTTGAGAAGTGATTTTCACTAATCCTCTATAATTATTTTGAGCTTTTCCTGCGGATATTCCTTTTGATATAATAACACTTTTAGTATGTTTTCCTATGTGAATCATTTTAGTTCCCGTATCTGCTTGTTGAAAATCTTTAGTTAAAGCTAAGGAATAAAATTGACCCATGGAAAAATCTCCTTTTAGAATACAAGATGGATATTTCCAGGTAATAGAAGACCCTGTCTCCACTTGTATCCAAGATATTTTTGCTCCTTTTTCACATAAACCACGTTTTGTAACAAAATTAAAAACTCCTCCTTCCCCTTTTTTATTTCCAGGAAACCAATTTTGAACGGTAGAATATTTAATTTCAGCATTTTCCAAGGCTATAATTTCTACTACAGCTGCATGTAATTGATTTTCTTTTCTTTGTGGAGCCGTACATCCTTCTAAATAACTCACATAGGAATCTTTATCTGCAATAATTAAGGTTCTTTCAAATTGACCAGTTTTATTTTCGTTAATACGAAAATATGTAGATAACTCCATAGGACAACGGATTCCTTTTGGGATATAACAAAAAGAACCATCTGAAAATACAGCTGAATTTAAAGCGGCATAAAAATTATCTTTTTTTGAAACAACTGAACCTAAATATTGTTTTATAATATTTGGATATTTTTTCAAAGCATCGTTGATAGAACAAAATATAATGCCTTTATCTTTTAATTTTTTCTGAAATGTAGTCATTAAAGAAACAGAGTCTAATACTATATCTGTAGCC containing:
- the sufC gene encoding Fe-S cluster assembly ATPase SufC, which encodes MLNIENLHVSIENKKVLRGINLKINTGESHVIMGPNGSGKSTLASIIAGKKEYKINEGDIYFLNKNLKNFSPEERAHLGIFLSFQHPIEIPGVSIFNFIKTAVDSIREARNIKKMSSKDLLSKIKEKSSLLNIEKRFFYRSLNEGFSGGEKKRNEIFQMMMLDPLLSVLDEVDSGLDIDALRVVAQGINDFRNKNNSILIITHYKRLLDYIYSDYIIHILYNGKIIQSGDQKLAEKLEREGYDWIVKNKI
- the sufB gene encoding Fe-S cluster assembly protein SufB, producing the protein MKKNNKILENFYESEYKYGFYTPIESDKIPVGLNEEVIRKITEKKKEPTWMLDWRLESYHIWKKMNPPIWANIKYKIPDFQQISYYSAPKKKVDLNHEKIDPELIDTFNKLGIPIEEQKSLSNVATDIVLDSVSLMTTFQKKLKDKGIIFCSINDALKKYPNIIKQYLGSVVSKKDNFYAALNSAVFSDGSFCYIPKGIRCPMELSTYFRINENKTGQFERTLIIADKDSYVSYLEGCTAPQRKENQLHAAVVEIIALENAEIKYSTVQNWFPGNKKGEGGVFNFVTKRGLCEKGAKISWIQVETGSSITWKYPSCILKGDFSMGQFYSLALTKDFQQADTGTKMIHIGKHTKSVIISKGISAGKAQNNYRGLVKITSQAIHSRNFSQCDSLLIGNQCGAHTFPYIHVYNSNSKVEHEATTSKIGENQIFYCNQRGIDIEKAISLIVHGFSNEVLKKLPMEFAVEAKKLLEISLEGSVG